The Roseibium sp. Sym1 nucleotide sequence GTGCCGCCGCTGTCGACGATGTCATCGACGAGGATGCAATCATAGCCGTTCACATCGCCGATGATGTTCATGACTTCCGACTCTCCAGGCTTGTCGCGGCGCTTGTCGACGATGGAAAGCGGTGCCTCGATGCGCTTGGCGAGCGCGCGGGCCCGGACCACGCCGCCGACATCGGGCGACACGACCATGACGTTGTCGGTGGCGTAACGCTCCTTGACGTCGCGGGTCATGACCGGCGCGGCGAACAGGTTGTCCGTCGGAATGTCGAAGAAGCCCTGGATCTGTCCTGCGTGCAGGTCCATCGTCAGGACGCGGTCCGCACCGGCCTCGGTGATCAGGTTGGAGACCAGCTTGGCCGAGATCGGTGTCCGGCCGGAAGCCCGGCGGTCCTGGCGGGCATAGCCGAAATAGGGGATCACGGCGGTGATGCGGCGGGCCGACGACCGGCGGAGCGCATCGATGATGATGAGCAGCTCCATCAGGTGGTCATTGGCGGGGTAGCTGGTCGATTGCACGACGAAGACGTCTTCACCGCGCACGTTTTCCTGGATTTCTACGAAGATTTCCTGGTCGGCAAACCGCCGGACCTGGCATTTGGCCAGAGGGGCATCCAGATATTTGGATATTTCCTCAGCCAGGGCTCGGTTGGAATTGCCCGCGACGATCTTCATGAGCCGCAAGTCCTTCTGGTGCGACACCGGGCTTGCAGCTGGCGGCGAACCAAAGCAAACACGCGGAAAGGGCCTATGTCGTAAGTCAAGTGCCGGACGCCGTGAGCCCCTGACGGGATCCCTCGGCAGGCGGCGGCGTTGTAACAACCAAGCAACGGAACGACAACAGCCGTTCTGGACAAACCGCCGCTTTTTTCAATTTTTTATGACGCTTTGCCGTAATTCCCTGGCCAGGCAGTTCATTATCGGTTGAGCCAGGCCTTGATTTCCACCATCGAGCGATTGGCGATCCGAGACAGGGTGCCGGATCCGACCGCCTGCCAGGGGTCGCCGGATGCGCCGCCCGTGTCTTCGGTACCGGAGATTCGCTTCAGGCGACGGCCGCTGCCATCCACGATGTCGAAGACGTAGAACACGGTGCCGTTGGACGGTTGGCCGGTGGCCGACAGGTAGCCGTTGACGCGGTAGGTGGCGGCCGCGCCGACCCGGCGGACCAGCGTGATGCCCTGCTTGCGGGCTTCCGCGCCAATGAACTCGGACAGTTCGTCGGCAATGTTGCCCGGAGCTCCGGTAAAGGGTTCGAAGGCCAGCGTAACGCCGGCTTCCGGGTCCACCTGCCCGGAAATGGAGGGAGCCGTCACCGTCGTTGCGATCGGTCCGGGAGGCTGCGGGGCGGCCTGGCAGGCGACGAGACCCGCCGTTGCCAGGACAATTGCCAGAAGGCGTAGGGAAAGGGACGATTTCGGTCTGGACGGATTTCGCATGCGCAGGCCTGGCTCTCGTGGTCAGTTTCAAGTTGGCTGCAGCCGCCGAAAAAAGAGACTCAAACAAGCCGGGCCGCAATGTTGCAAATGGTTTAGCCTGACTTGACCGGCAGGTCGAGAGGCAGCGTGGATAAGCTTTCCGGGGCGCCGGTGGTGGTCAGGTAGGTCTGGCCGAGCGTCATGGCGGTTCCGGAGATCGAGTCCATCAGGATCATGTGCATGAAGATGACCATGCTCGGTTTCACTTCGGCCGGGTTTGCCTTGTAGGCCATCGGCATGTCCATCCAGCTCGGCGTGAACCTTGCGCCGAGGGAATAGCCGCAGGCGTTCAGCCGGTGAGGCATCATGCCGTGGTGGTCCATGCGCTCCGCGTGGGCGTCGAACACGTCTCCGAAGGTCCGCCCCGGCACGAGCTGGGTTTCCACGGCGGCGAGCGCTTCGCGGGCGGCCGTGTACATCTCGTGATGGCGGTCGGTCGGTGTGCCGATGACGACGGTGCGCATCAGGGCGGCGTGGTAGTGCCGGTAGCACCCCGCCCATTCCAGGGTGATCTGGTCCTGGTCCGATAGATTGCGGCGCCCGGCCTTGTACCGGCACAAGAGCGCGTCCCTGCCGGACCCGATGATGAACTCGTTGCCGGGATAGTCGCCGCCGCCTTCGAAAATCGTTCCCTGCATGGCGGCCAGGATACGGCCCTCGTCGGCACCGGGGCGGATTTCGTCGAGGGCGGCGTAATAGGCCTTGTCGCCCAGTTCGGCCGCCTTGCGCACATAGGCGATTTCCTCGTCGCTCTTGACGGTGCGCAGCTCGGGAACAAGCGGCGAGGCGTCGCTGATGTCGGCGAAACTGGACAGCTCGCCGTTGATCTGGAGAGCGATCTTGCCGGTCATGCCGTGGGTGTCGTACTCGATCCCCAGCCGGCTGCCGAGCAGGTCCATGTCGAACAGCAATTCCTTGAGCTGGCCCACGGGGCTGGCGGAGCCGCGGTCGATCCAGATCCGGATGTCCTCGATGTTGGAGGTGTGCTTGGCCTGCCGCTCGTCCGCCGAGCGGGTCAGGAGCACCTTGCGGCCGTCGCTGGTGACCACGAGGCACTGGAAGAAGCAGAAGCCGAAGGTGTCGTAGCCGGTCAGCCAGTACATGCTTTCCTGTGCAAAGAGCAGCATGGCGTCGAGCTTTTCGGTCTCCATGACCGCCTTGAGCCTGTCGAAACGGCTGGCGAATTCTGCCTCTGAAAAGTGAAGAGCCATGGCGGGGTCCTATGTGAGAGCGATTGCGCTGATCTGGCGGCCGTAATCCGGTTCCCGGCGATGGGTGGTGCGGCGGTAGGAATAGAAGCGCTCTTCGTCTGCATAGGTGCACAGGCCGAGGTCGGCGACGGTCTGCAGTCCGAGCGCTTCGAGCCGCGCCGTGATGAAGGCGGGAAGATCGAACATGAAATGGCCCGGTGTTTCGGAGGGAATGAAAAATCGCTCGTTTCCGGTGTCCTCCTCCATGAACCGCTGCTGGAATTCCGGACCGACCTCATAGGCCTTTTGCGAGATCGTCGGGCCGAGAACGGCGATGATCCGGTTTCTCTCGGCACCAAGGGCTTCCATGGCGGCAACGGTGTTCTGGAGAACGCCGTTGACCGCGCCCTTCCATCCGGAATGGGCCGCGCCGATGACACCGGCGTCCGGGTCGGCAAAAAGCACGGGCCCGCAATCGGCCGTGGCAACGCCAAGCGCGAGTCCCGGCGTTGCCGAAACAAGCGCGTCCGCCTTCCGGTTCGCTCCGTCTTCGAAAGGCGCGCTGACCGTTATCACGTCCGCGGAATGTATCTGGTAGGGGGACACCAGCCGGGAGCTTGCAACGCCAAGGCTGTCGGCAACCCGCTTGCGGTTTTCCAGAACGCTGTGACGGGTGTCGTCCGAACCGAGGCCGATATTGAGCGAGGCATAGATGCCATCGGAAACGCCGCCCTGACGTGTGAAGAAGCCATGGGCAAGGCTTTCCAGGTTCAAGACATCGGCTTCTAGTTTCATGAAGGCTCCTGCACGGGGATAACTGAAAACGCGGCGACTGATCCTTGGGGGTTCAGCGCGCGCTGTCAAACGGTGGAAACGCTAATCCAGAACTTGTCAGGGCCAGGACCTTGAAGAGATCTCCCATCCGGTCCGGGGCGGCGAGCCGTTCGACGGCGTCGCGGATCGCTTCCTGTTCGCCGTGGGACTTGCCCGCGCCGAGCGCGCCGGCCCGTTCCAGCAGGCCTGACCGCAGCAGAAAGTCGCCCTGGGTCAACGGGGGAAGGGCGGTGGCGCCCGCCGACACCGCCGCTGCCGCTAAGGCCTCGAAATTGACATGGGCGGTGAGATCGGCGTCGCCCGGATGCGCCAGCACGGGGTCGAAAGCGTGCCTGTAAAGCGCCTGCAGCGTGTCGCCGGGCGCGGTCTTCAGGTAGCCGTAGTCGATGATCAGGGCCGCGCCGCCGTGATCCGCGATCCGCCGGCCGATGTCTTCGGCAATGGCGTTGGCCGCGGGTTGGGTTTCACAAATCGCTCCCGCAGGTGCAGACGCGATCGAGGCGGGAATCGCGGCCTCCGGCAGGCGGGCCGTGCCTGCCCCGAAGGTCAGGTGACCTTCCGCCGACAGTCCGATGCATCGTTCCCGCCAGCCTTCCGGCGTGCGCATGAACTGGTGAATCGGCAGCGCATCGAAGAACTCGTTGGCGACCAATATCATGGGACCGTCGGGCACGTCTGCGAAACGTTCGCAAAAATGCGGCTTGAGGGGGGATGCCTGCAGCGTCTCGGTCTGGACCTGTCTCAGGTGCGGGCTGGTTTCGACCAGGTTGAGCCGGGCGGCGTCGACAAAGGCCGGGCGCAGTGCCGCGACGCGCAGGAGATCGGCCATCAGCGTGCCGCGCCCGGGACCGAGTTCGACCAGCTCGAACCGTTCCGGTCGGCCGAGCGCTTCCCAGGCCGACAGGCACGCGGCGCCGACCAGTTCGCCGAACATCTGGCTGACTTCCGGGGCAGTGATGAAATCGCCCTTCTCTCCGAAGGGGTCGCGTGTCGTGTAATAGCCCTCGTCGGGATCGCCCAGGCAGGTGGCCATGTATTCGGCCACCGTGAGCGGCCCCTGCGCGGCGATGCGCGCCTTGATCCTGTCCTTCAGCCCGGTCACGCCGTTCCCGTCTCCACGGGGCGGCGGGCCGACCAGATCATGGCGGCGAGCCCGGCCAGGATCATCGGCAGGGACAGCAGAATGCCCATTGTCAGAAAGCCGCTCAGATAGCCGATATGGGCGTCCGGCACCCGGTAGAACTCGGCGATGGAGCGCGCGATGCCATAGCCGAAGGCGAACGCGCCGGCCAGAAAGCCGCGCTTCTGCAGCAGCGCGAACCGGTGGCTGAGCAGGCGCAGCACCAAGAACAGGAGGATGCCTTCCAGGGCGGCCTCGTAGAGCTGGCTCGGATGGCGCGGCTCCGGTCCGCCATTCGGAAAGATCACCGCCCAGGGCACGTCGCTGGGGCGGCCCCAGAGTTCGGAATTGATGAAATTGGCGATCCGGCCGAAGAACAGGCCGATCGGGGCGGCGCAGCCGGCGAGATCGAACAGGGTCCAGACGGACAGTCCGCGTTTCCAGGCGAACAGGACCATGGCGATGACGGTTCCGGTGAAGCCGCCATGGAACGACATGCCGCCGTCCCAGATGGCCAGGGCCTCCGCCGGATTGGCCAGGTAGAAGGCCGGATTGTAGAACAGGACATAGCCGAGCCGGCCGCCCAGGATGATGCCGAGCGTACCCCAGAGCACGAAGTCGTCGATGTCGAGCTGTGTCGGCCGGGCCGACCCTCCCCAGAGCCGGTCATTGCGCACCAGCCGGAGCATGTAGCGCCAGGCCAGCAGGATGCCGACGATATAGGCAAGGGCGTACCAGCGCAGCGCGAAGGGGCCCAGAACGAACCCGTTCAGGTCATACGGCCCGAGAACGAAGATCTCCGGTTCAATGGACGGAAACGGCAAAACCGAAAGGGGGAGCACGATGGAACCTTCTAGAGCGAGCGCGGACACGGGACGACAGACCCGCGCAACGCTTGGCGGATCTTGCCGCCCCCGTCAAGCAGGCGGATCGGCACGCAGGGTGCGGCGGAATTGGTTCTTGAAGTTGCCGCCAATCCCCCATACCTGTCTTTGATCCGTTTCTGTTTCCGATCAAGGAGGGTCCGATGACCCAAGGCCCGAACCGTCTTCTCGATGATTTTGCCAAGCTGATGACCGACGCCGCCGGTGTTGCCCAGGGTGCCCGCCGCGAGGTCGAAACAGCTTTCCGCGCCCAGGCGGAGCGCTTCCTGTCCGAGATGGATGTGGTGTCCCGTGAGGAGCACGAGGCCGTGAAAGAGATGGCCGTGCGTGCGCTCGACAGGATCGACGACCTCGAATCGCGCCTCGAGAAACTGGAAAATCCGGGTTCGGAAGCTGCCGGAGACGCCTGAACCAGCCGGGTGACGCTGTTGTGAGCAATTTCTGTTAATTGTTGATGACAGAAATGCGACGTTTAAACGTGGCTGAATTGCAGTGTTTTTGAGCAGATTGGCTAATTTTCTTGCTGAGTCGTCCACAAGTTTCGGCTTTTGCGGAGGGGCTGGTATGTATCCCTTAAATCATTCCTGCTCCTATACTCGAAGTTAACAGGGATTCGTCGGAGCAAGACGGAACCGGTTCGCGAAAGGGCCATCAAAGGTGCGTGTTGCTCCTCCGGCATGGGACATTTCCCGGCGGCCCGCCCGGTTATCCTGATCGGGTATTCGGCCCCCGGCTCGAAAGGGGAGTAGGCACATGAGCCTCATCGAGATCGAGTTCGAGCGACCTGGCAATCCCGTCGATACAATCGAGACTGTCGCTGCCTTGAACGACTGGACCTTTGAACGGTCGGACGAGGACGAGATCACCATCTCCCTTGAAGGAAGCTGGTGCGACTATCACGTGTCCTTCTCCTGGATGGAAGAGGTCGAGGCTCTCCATCTGGCCTGTGCCTTCGACCTCAAGGTCACCGAATTGCGCAAGACGGAAGTTCTGCGCCTGCTGGCCCTGGTCAACGAGCAGCTCTGGATGGGCCACTTCGACCTGTGGAGCAAGGAAAACGTGGTCATGTTCCGCCAGTCCCTGCTTTTGACGGGCGGTGCGGAAGCCTCTTCCGCACAAATCGAGGCCATGCTCACAAATGCCCTTGAAAACTGCGAACGTTTCTATCAAGCCTTCCAATTCGTCGTCTGGGCGGGCCATTCGGCCTCCGAGGCGTTGAGTACGGCCTTGTTCGAAACCGCAGGAGAAGCATGATATTTTCCAAGGAGCGTCCCTTCCTTCTTGTCGGAGCCGGCAAGATGGGCGGGGCCATGCTGTCGGGCTGGATGGCGGAAGGGATTGATCCCGCCGCCATCGTGGTCAGTGATCCGCGTCTGTCCGAAGAGATGGACGCCCTTTTGAAACGCTACGGTATCCGACATGTGACCTCGGTCCCCGGGGATCTGCGGCCCGCGATCGTGCTGGTGGCGGTGAAACCCCAGATGATGGATGCGGTTCTGCCGGGTCTGAAACCGGTGGTCGCGCCGGACACTCTGGTCATGTCGGTTGCCGCCGGCACGCCTGTTGCCAAGTTTCATGACTATTTCGGCGAGGTGCCGGTGTGCCGCTGCATGCCGAACACGCCGGCCATGGTCAAGCGCGGGATCACCGCGGTCTTCCCGACCCGGCAGGTCACTGCGGAGCAGAGGCAGGAAGTCGGCAGTCTGCTGTCGTCCGTCGGCAAGGTGGTGTGGCTTGACAGCGAAGACCAGATCGACCTGGTGACCGGGGTCAGCGGTTCCGGCCCTGCCTATGTGTTCTACATGGCCGAAGCGCTCAGCGAAGCGGGCCGGGCGGCCGGACTTCCCGAGGAGCTGGCGCACGAATTGGCGGTTGCCACGGTGTGCGGCGCCGGCGAACTGATGCACCAGTCGGGGGAACACCCGGCCACGCTCCGGCAGAACGTGACCAGCCCCAACGGTACCACGGCCGCGGCACTCGATGTCCTCATGCATGCCGAGGGTCTTCAGCCGGTCATGACCGAGGCCGTCGCGGCGGCGGTCAAACGGGCCCGCGAACTGGCCGAATAGACGCCAAACCGGGGTCTGCGGCGGAAAGTCCCCCTTTCCGCCGCGTGAACGGGCTCCTATGTTGAGGGTGTTCAACAGGTTGGAGACCCGGATATGGCAACCGCGAAAACCAAGCAGAAGATCCTGCAGACCTTTCTGGATCTGCTTGCCGACCACCCCTACGAGGATGTTTCGCTGCCACTGATCGCGGAGACCGCCAAGGTCAAGCTTTCGGACATGCGCAGCGCCTACAGCTCGAAGCTGAAGCTGGTGGCGGCCTTTCTGGAAAAGATCGACACCGCCGTGCTCGACGAGCGCGACGAGGACATGGGCGACCAGCCACCGCGCGACCGCCTGTTCGATATCCTGATGACCCGCATCGACGCCCTTGCCGGGCACAAGGAGGCCGTGCGCGCCCTGCACCGGGCCGCGGCGGGTGATCCCGCCCTTGCGCTCGACCTCAACAGCCTTGAGGTCCGATCCCAGAAATGGATGCTGATTGCAGCCGGGATCGACGTCTCCGGCGTCAAGGCGACGATCGTCGCCCAGGGACTGGCGATTGCCTTCGGCCGTGTCGTCGGCGTCTGGCTCGACGAGGAAGACGAAGGCATGCCGCGCACCATGGCGCGGCTCGACAGGGAACTGGACAAGGGATCGGATTTCATGAAGCGCCTGAAAGGCGTCGAAGGAATTGCCAAGGGGGTGCGCTCGTTCCTGAAAAAGGCTTCTCGCGGCGGAAAGCGCTGGAAGGATCGGCGCGGGGAGCACGATGCAGATGCAGGATATGAAGATGAAGCACCCGCGGGTGCGTGATTGCCACACTCGTCCGTCATTTCCGCTCAGCCTCCCGGTCGCAGCTTGCGCCGCCTGATCCGACCGGCCATTGTCGCTCGCCAAACAAGAGGATGTTTCCGTGAGCGATCAGATCAGTTTTGACGATTTCCTGAAAGTGGATGTACGGGTCGGCAAAGTCGTCGAGGCCGAGGAATTTCCCGAGGCGCGCAAGCCGGCCTACAAGATGAAAATCGATTTCGGACCGGATATCGGCATCAAGAAGACATCCGCACAGATCACCAGACACTACACGCCGGAGACCCTGGTCGGGAAGCTGGTGATGGCGGTCGTCAATTTTCCGCCGCGCCAGATCGGCCCGGTGATGTCCGAGGTGCTGACGCTGGGTGTGCCCGATGACGACGGTGAAGTCGTGCTGCTGACACCGGACAAGGACGTGCCCATCGGCGGACGGCTCTACTAGGCTATACTGACAAGGTCGTGCAACCACCCGCATGGGGCCGCCAGATACGGGAAAGCCGCAACAGATGCTTTGGTTTTGTCGTACCTGTGGCGATCCCGCGGAGCTGGTTCACCTTGTTGAACATCTTCTCGACACGGATCCGGTCTTTCTGGGGCCCGAGGTCGCTTGGAATTGCATCCCTGCGGTTTGACTTCGGCCGAACGGCACGACAGATGTCAGCCAGCAGGCTGATTTGACGCGCGGCATCGCCAACGTAGCCTTTGTCAACCAAGTTCAGCCGGGGTTTGTGATGCCGGATTTCCAGGTGAGCGGGAACGGCCCTCTCGTCTGATACCTTGTCGCCTGTCAGGACAAAGCCGGGAGGGGGTCCTTGACCCGGAGTACCCCTCCGAACCGCCAAGCAAGCGTTGAGACGGCCCCTCAATCGCTTTCGTTGCCGTTGGAAGTTTCCAGCAAATCGAATTGTTTGAAACGGTCGACCGTAGAGGCGCCATTCAACAACGAAACGTTAACGGCGAATGCTTTTAACTTGTTGTTTTATGTAGAAAATTTGACAATTTACGCCAAGTCGCCAATCAGATGATGTAATGTAAGTATCGATACGGATATCACAACTTCAAATTGCGTTCGTGGTGATGGTTTCCTTTTAATACTTACATTTTAGGGTTTCCCCTTAGGGGGGGTGAGTGTAAATATGATGTGCGCAATGAATAATATATCGTTTATACTTAAAATCTTCACCTAAAGTAATTTTCCCTTAACATCACGTGGCGTAACTTATTAAAAGTCGCATATTTTGAGGGAATTAGGAATGTTCCAGATCGTGAACAACTCTCGCCAGGCCACCTTGGACGCTTTTAGCCGTTCCCAGGCAATGATCGAATTCAAACCCGACGGAACGATTCTGTCGGCAAACGAAAATTTCCTCAATGCAATGGGATATGACCTGGACGAAGTCCAAGGCAAGCATCACCGGATGTTCGTGGATCCGGAATATGCAGACAGCGATGAATACAGGCATTTCTGGAGGGACCTGAACGCCGGTAAGTTTCAGGCGGCGGAATTCCTGCGTTTGGGCAAGGGGGGGCAGGAGGTCTGGATCCAGGCGTCCTACAATCCGGTGCTCAATTCCGCCGGCAAGGTCATAAAGGTGGTCAAGATCGCCACCGATATAACCGAGCAGAAGAAACGCAACGCCGACTTTGAAGGCCAGCTGGACGCGATCAACAAGTCCCAGGCGGTCATTCATTTTGACCTCGACGGGACCATCCTGGACGCAAACGAAAATTTCCTTTCCGCGATGGGCTATACGCGTGAAGAAGTTGTCGGGAAGCACCACAGCATGTTCGTCGAGCCGGAATACAAGACCAGCCAGGAGTACCGCCGCTTCTGGGACGACC carries:
- the pgeF gene encoding peptidoglycan editing factor PgeF codes for the protein MKLEADVLNLESLAHGFFTRQGGVSDGIYASLNIGLGSDDTRHSVLENRKRVADSLGVASSRLVSPYQIHSADVITVSAPFEDGANRKADALVSATPGLALGVATADCGPVLFADPDAGVIGAAHSGWKGAVNGVLQNTVAAMEALGAERNRIIAVLGPTISQKAYEVGPEFQQRFMEEDTGNERFFIPSETPGHFMFDLPAFITARLEALGLQTVADLGLCTYADEERFYSYRRTTHRREPDYGRQISAIALT
- a CDS encoding TetR/AcrR family transcriptional regulator, with protein sequence MATAKTKQKILQTFLDLLADHPYEDVSLPLIAETAKVKLSDMRSAYSSKLKLVAAFLEKIDTAVLDERDEDMGDQPPRDRLFDILMTRIDALAGHKEAVRALHRAAAGDPALALDLNSLEVRSQKWMLIAAGIDVSGVKATIVAQGLAIAFGRVVGVWLDEEDEGMPRTMARLDRELDKGSDFMKRLKGVEGIAKGVRSFLKKASRGGKRWKDRRGEHDADAGYEDEAPAGA
- a CDS encoding tRNA-binding protein, with amino-acid sequence MSDQISFDDFLKVDVRVGKVVEAEEFPEARKPAYKMKIDFGPDIGIKKTSAQITRHYTPETLVGKLVMAVVNFPPRQIGPVMSEVLTLGVPDDDGEVVLLTPDKDVPIGGRLY
- a CDS encoding accessory factor UbiK family protein, which gives rise to MTQGPNRLLDDFAKLMTDAAGVAQGARREVETAFRAQAERFLSEMDVVSREEHEAVKEMAVRALDRIDDLESRLEKLENPGSEAAGDA
- a CDS encoding YbjN domain-containing protein, with the protein product MSLIEIEFERPGNPVDTIETVAALNDWTFERSDEDEITISLEGSWCDYHVSFSWMEEVEALHLACAFDLKVTELRKTEVLRLLALVNEQLWMGHFDLWSKENVVMFRQSLLLTGGAEASSAQIEAMLTNALENCERFYQAFQFVVWAGHSASEALSTALFETAGEA
- the proC gene encoding pyrroline-5-carboxylate reductase, with amino-acid sequence MIFSKERPFLLVGAGKMGGAMLSGWMAEGIDPAAIVVSDPRLSEEMDALLKRYGIRHVTSVPGDLRPAIVLVAVKPQMMDAVLPGLKPVVAPDTLVMSVAAGTPVAKFHDYFGEVPVCRCMPNTPAMVKRGITAVFPTRQVTAEQRQEVGSLLSSVGKVVWLDSEDQIDLVTGVSGSGPAYVFYMAEALSEAGRAAGLPEELAHELAVATVCGAGELMHQSGEHPATLRQNVTSPNGTTAAALDVLMHAEGLQPVMTEAVAAAVKRARELAE
- the lgt gene encoding prolipoprotein diacylglyceryl transferase; the encoded protein is MLPLSVLPFPSIEPEIFVLGPYDLNGFVLGPFALRWYALAYIVGILLAWRYMLRLVRNDRLWGGSARPTQLDIDDFVLWGTLGIILGGRLGYVLFYNPAFYLANPAEALAIWDGGMSFHGGFTGTVIAMVLFAWKRGLSVWTLFDLAGCAAPIGLFFGRIANFINSELWGRPSDVPWAVIFPNGGPEPRHPSQLYEAALEGILLFLVLRLLSHRFALLQKRGFLAGAFAFGYGIARSIAEFYRVPDAHIGYLSGFLTMGILLSLPMILAGLAAMIWSARRPVETGTA
- a CDS encoding class I SAM-dependent methyltransferase, producing the protein MTGLKDRIKARIAAQGPLTVAEYMATCLGDPDEGYYTTRDPFGEKGDFITAPEVSQMFGELVGAACLSAWEALGRPERFELVELGPGRGTLMADLLRVAALRPAFVDAARLNLVETSPHLRQVQTETLQASPLKPHFCERFADVPDGPMILVANEFFDALPIHQFMRTPEGWRERCIGLSAEGHLTFGAGTARLPEAAIPASIASAPAGAICETQPAANAIAEDIGRRIADHGGAALIIDYGYLKTAPGDTLQALYRHAFDPVLAHPGDADLTAHVNFEALAAAAVSAGATALPPLTQGDFLLRSGLLERAGALGAGKSHGEQEAIRDAVERLAAPDRMGDLFKVLALTSSGLAFPPFDSAR
- a CDS encoding M24 family metallopeptidase, translating into MALHFSEAEFASRFDRLKAVMETEKLDAMLLFAQESMYWLTGYDTFGFCFFQCLVVTSDGRKVLLTRSADERQAKHTSNIEDIRIWIDRGSASPVGQLKELLFDMDLLGSRLGIEYDTHGMTGKIALQINGELSSFADISDASPLVPELRTVKSDEEIAYVRKAAELGDKAYYAALDEIRPGADEGRILAAMQGTIFEGGGDYPGNEFIIGSGRDALLCRYKAGRRNLSDQDQITLEWAGCYRHYHAALMRTVVIGTPTDRHHEMYTAAREALAAVETQLVPGRTFGDVFDAHAERMDHHGMMPHRLNACGYSLGARFTPSWMDMPMAYKANPAEVKPSMVIFMHMILMDSISGTAMTLGQTYLTTTGAPESLSTLPLDLPVKSG
- a CDS encoding ribose-phosphate pyrophosphokinase; the encoded protein is MKIVAGNSNRALAEEISKYLDAPLAKCQVRRFADQEIFVEIQENVRGEDVFVVQSTSYPANDHLMELLIIIDALRRSSARRITAVIPYFGYARQDRRASGRTPISAKLVSNLITEAGADRVLTMDLHAGQIQGFFDIPTDNLFAAPVMTRDVKERYATDNVMVVSPDVGGVVRARALAKRIEAPLSIVDKRRDKPGESEVMNIIGDVNGYDCILVDDIVDSGGTLCNAAEALLSKGAKSVTAYITHGVLSGGAVARVTSSKLKELVITNSIEPTAAITAAANIRAISIAPLIGEAINRTALEKSVSSLFN